In Marmota flaviventris isolate mMarFla1 chromosome 17, mMarFla1.hap1, whole genome shotgun sequence, a single genomic region encodes these proteins:
- the Krtap29-1 gene encoding keratin-associated protein 29-1, which yields MTDGSCPGNSPAIPAVPTTAICPKNRSFGNAICLPSSCQSRTWQLVTCQENRQPFSSAPRSTESVSCQSTCFPETSCVGFVCQPICSRIGCCESGTGQSACPVSSCQSSCLESTGCQIKCRDVSPCQQSSCHEPVSTSGSCQVPCGQSICCDTSSCQPSCSEVTPCPETPCLPVICESSSCQPPCYQGGSGQLIGGEVQPCKSTYYQPICYICKPCQSIPCMPVSCQPLTCVFSSCSPSCCVPSTCQPLHCHPAPSVSFICQPVAHCQFPCSIKNSCKPDSCGAMLSGQQTCGGSISCKQSGCKSPSCQPPCCVTGLGKSSSDGSSCF from the coding sequence ATGACAGACGGCTCTTGTCCTGGAAATAGCCCAGCCATTCCAGCTGTGCCGACCACTGCCATATGCCCAAAGAATCGCAGCTTCGGAAATGCTATCTGTTTGCCCAGTTCCTGCCAGAGCAGGACATGGCAACTGGTTACATGTCAAGAAAACCGTCAGCCATTCAGCAGTGCTCCAAGGAGCACAGAATCCGTTTCTTGTCAATCTACCTGCTTTCCAGAAACTTCTTGTGTGGGTTTTGTTTGCCAACCCATCTGCTCCCGCATAGGCTGCTGTGAATCTGGCACTGGTCAGTCTGCTTGTCCAGTCTCATCATGTCAATCATCCTGCTTGGAATCCACTGGTTGTCAGATAAAATGCCGTGATGTCAGCCCCTGTCAACAAAGCTCCTGCCACGAACCTGTCAGCACATCTGGATCATGCCAGGTACCTTGTGGCCAATCAATCTGCTGTGATACAAGCTCCTGCCAGCCATCCTGCTCTGAAGTAACTCCCTGTCCTGAAACGCCTTGCCTACCAGTCATCTGTGAGTCTAGTTCATGCCAACCCCCTTGCTACCAAGGAGGTTCGGGTCAACTCATTGGTGGTGAAGTCCAGCCCTGCAAATCTACTTATTACCAACCCATCTGCTACATTTGCAAGCCTTGCCAATCAATTCCCTGCATGCCTGTTTCCTGCCAGCCATTGACTTGTGTGTTTAGTTCTTGCAGTCCTTCTTGCTGTGTGCCCTCTACTTGTCAGCCACTTCACTGCCATCCAGCTCCTTCTGTATCTTTCATCTGCCAGCCAGTGGCTCACTGCCAATTCCCATGTTCTATAAAGAACTCTTGCAAACCAGATTCCTGTGGCGCCATGCTTTCTGGCCAACAGACTTGTGGTGGATCCATTTCCTGCAAACAAAGTGGCTGCAAATCCCCTTCCTGCCAACCACCTTGCTGTGTGACAGGTTTAGGAAAATCATCTAGTGATGGCTCCAGTTGCTTCTAG
- the Krtap16-1 gene encoding keratin-associated protein 16-1 produces MSGSCCSRKCPSLPAMSLCSTEVSCGGPICLPSSCQSQTWQLVTCDDSCGSSSCSSQCCQPSCSGNNFCQPMCCEATICEPSCSVSSCVQPVCLEATICEPSCSVSSCVQPVCCEATVCEPSCSDNSCCQPVCCETAPCQAVLCVPASCQPILCSPTCCQPVICEPSCCSEVCTVPSSCQPVVCEPTCCQPVCPTPSCCPSVCSATSSCQPVCCDSSPCEPPCSEPQVCQPATCMALVCEPVCLQSVCCVSSPCEPPCVSSTCQESSCGVSSICQPVCSEPSPCSPCVCVPSPCQPPCYMVKRCRSVCCEPVSCPPTSCQPLCCRPGSSASAIRQPVCPPRTFYIPSSCKQPCSASVSYRPICRSIYRPICSGPITFRQPYVTSISYRPSCYRPYYSILRRPTCYTSYSYRPVCSRQPCSDRDSCKPECKKSTSSQLDCDCADSTPCKPEVSEESPSQPSEAKPTSSPTGEAAAPPPAAGKPADR; encoded by the coding sequence ATGTCTGGCAGCTGCTGTTCTAGAAAATGTCCCTCCCTGCCAGCCATGTCTCTCTGCTCCACTGAGGTGAGCTGTGGAGGGCCCATCTGCTTGCCCAGTTCCTGCCAGAGCCAGACGTGGCAGCTGGTGACTTGTGACGATAGCTGTGGGTCATCTAGCTGCAGCTCACAATGCTGTCAGCCTTCTTGCTCCGGGAACAATTTCTGCCAACCAATGTGCTGCGAGGCCACCATTTGTGAGCCTTCCTGCTCTGTGAGTAGCTGCGTTCAACCCGTGTGCCTAGAGGCCACCATTTGTGAGCCTTCCTGCTCCGTGAGCAGCTGTGTCCAACCTGTGTGCTGCGAGGCCACTGTTTGTGAGCCTTCTTGCTCTGACAACAGCTGCTGCCAACCCGTGTGCTGTGAGACGGCTCCCTGCCAAGCAGTGCTCTGCGTGCCCGCTTCCTGCCAGCCCATCCTCTGCAGCCCCACCTGCTGCCAGCCAGTCATCTGTGAGCCCAGCTGCTGTTCAGAGGTATGCACCGTGCCTAGCTCCTGCCAACCTGTGGTCTGTGAGCCCACATGCTGTCAGCCAGTGTGTCCCACGCCTAGCTGCTGTCCATCTGTCTGCTCTGCCACCAGTAGCTGCCAGCCTGTCTGCTGTGACTCCAGTCCCTGTGAGCCACCTTGCTCAGAGCCCCAAGTTTGCCAGCCAGCCACCTGTATGGCTCTGGTCTGTGAGCCTGTCTGCCTCCAGTCTGTCTGCTGTGTTTCAAGTCCTTGTGAACCACCGTGTGTTTCCAGCACTTGCCAAGAGTCCTCATGCGGTGTCTCCAGTATCTGCCAACCTGTGTGCTCTGAGCCCAGCCCCTGCTCGCCATGTGTCTGTGTGCCCAGCCCATGCCAACCTCCTTGCTACATGGTCAAGCGCTGTCGTTCTGTCTGCTGTGAGCCTGTGTCCTGCCCACCCACCTCCTGCCAACCTCTCTGTTGCCGCCCGGGGTCTTCTGCATCTGCCATCCGCCAGCCAGTGTGTCCTCCTAGAACCTTCTACATACCCAGTTCCTGCAAACAGCCTTGCAGTGCTTCGGTATCCTACCGTCCGATTTGCCGCTCAATCTACCGTCCCATCTGCTCGGGACCCATCACCTTCAGGCAGCCGTACGTGACATCCATCTCCTACCGTCCTTCATGCTATCGCCCGTATTACTCCATCCTGCGCCGCCCCACCTGCTACACGTCCTACTCCTACCGCCCCGTCTGCTCCCGCCAGCCTTGCTCTGACCGTGACTCCTGTAAACCCGAGTGCAAAAAGTCCACGTCCAGCCAACTCGATTGCGATTGCGCTGACTCAACCCCCTGCAAGCCGGAAGTCTCCGAGGAGAGCCCCAGCCAACCCTCTGAGGCCAAACCCACCAGCTCACCCACCGGTGAGGCTGCAGCCCCTCCGCCTGCTGCTGGCAAGCCTGCCGACCGCTAA
- the Krtap17-1 gene encoding keratin-associated protein 17-1 yields MGCCPGDCFNCCTQEQECCEECCCQPSCCGCCGSCCGCGGSGCGGCGCGGCGCGSSCCGSSCGGCGGCGGCGGCGSSCCGSSCCGSGSGCSGPVCCQPTPVCDTK; encoded by the coding sequence ATGGGGTGCTGCCCAGGGGACTGCTTCAACTGCTGCACCCAAGAACAAGAATGCTGTGAGGAGTGCTGCTGCCAGCCCTCCTGCTGCGGCTGCTGCGGCTCCTGCTGTGGCTGCGGAGGCTCTGGCTGTGGAGGCTGTGGCTGCGGAGGCTGTGGCTGTGGGAGTAGCTGCTGTGGATCTAGCTGCGGAGGCTGCGGGGGTTGTGGAGGCTGCGGGGGCTGCGGCTCCAGCTGCTGTGGCTCCAGCTGCTGCGGCTCTGGCTCCGGCTGCTCCGGCCCTGTGTGCTGCCAGCCCACACCTGTATGCGACACGAAATGA